One genomic region from Burkholderia latens encodes:
- a CDS encoding sialidase family protein — MVAVKSVAAGVALWLAVLSSAGAHDAPGVPKAADPHAAHMSMQATPTQQKQPLATGAAFDARHRLWVAWVEGAHVVVAHSDDAGRTLSPPVPVNAMPEPIYTSAENRPKLATSPDGRAVYVSWSMPLDAPYTGMVRFARSLDGGATWSVPVTVHRDRQAITHRFDMMAVDPAGNIAIAWIDKRDLAAAKAAAQPYDGAAVYYAVSRDGGASFEPERKVTDHTCECCRIAMAVDPAGNIEAVWRNVFPGQIRDHALAVLPVSAAAPVVPVRATFSNWHVEACPEHGPALAITRDGTRHIAWFGVVDGRADVFYSRIGTDGEPRGTPWAFGANPARPTEQASHAALVARGDVVWLAWKAFDGDSMQIKLRRSDDRGEHWSAPSVVASTSGASDNPQLLDDAGRIYLSWRTRNDGYRLIPVEGAR, encoded by the coding sequence ATGGTCGCTGTGAAATCGGTCGCAGCAGGCGTCGCCCTGTGGCTCGCGGTGCTGTCGTCCGCGGGCGCTCACGACGCGCCCGGTGTGCCGAAGGCCGCCGATCCGCATGCCGCGCACATGAGCATGCAGGCGACGCCCACGCAACAGAAGCAGCCGCTCGCGACCGGCGCCGCGTTCGATGCGCGGCACCGGCTGTGGGTCGCATGGGTCGAGGGCGCACACGTCGTCGTCGCGCATTCGGATGACGCGGGTCGCACGCTGTCCCCGCCCGTGCCCGTCAACGCGATGCCCGAGCCGATCTACACGAGCGCGGAGAATCGGCCGAAGCTCGCGACGAGCCCGGACGGCCGCGCGGTATACGTGTCGTGGTCGATGCCGCTCGATGCGCCGTACACCGGCATGGTGCGCTTCGCACGTTCGCTCGACGGGGGCGCGACGTGGAGCGTGCCCGTCACCGTGCATCGCGACCGGCAAGCGATCACGCACCGCTTCGACATGATGGCCGTCGATCCGGCCGGCAACATCGCGATTGCCTGGATCGACAAGCGCGATCTCGCCGCGGCGAAAGCAGCAGCGCAGCCTTACGACGGCGCGGCCGTCTACTACGCGGTGTCGCGCGACGGCGGTGCGTCGTTCGAGCCAGAGCGCAAGGTGACCGATCACACGTGCGAATGTTGCCGGATCGCGATGGCGGTCGACCCGGCTGGAAACATCGAAGCCGTATGGCGCAACGTGTTCCCCGGGCAGATTCGTGATCATGCGCTCGCGGTGCTGCCGGTATCGGCGGCGGCGCCCGTCGTGCCGGTGCGAGCGACGTTCTCGAACTGGCATGTCGAGGCCTGCCCCGAGCACGGGCCGGCGTTGGCGATCACACGGGACGGTACGCGCCATATCGCGTGGTTCGGTGTCGTCGACGGCCGCGCCGACGTGTTCTATTCGCGTATCGGCACCGACGGCGAGCCGCGCGGTACACCGTGGGCGTTCGGCGCGAATCCCGCGCGGCCAACCGAACAGGCGTCGCACGCGGCCCTCGTGGCGCGCGGCGACGTCGTGTGGCTGGCGTGGAAGGCGTTCGACGGCGACTCGATGCAGATCAAGCTGCGCCGCTCGGACGATCGCGGCGAGCACTGGTCGGCGCCAAGCGTGGTCGCTTCGACGTCGGGCGCAAGCGACAACCCGCAACTGCTCGACGACGCGGGCCGCATTTATCTGTCGTGGCGAACGCGCAACGACGGCTACCGGCTGATCCCGGTGGAGGGCGCGCGATGA